One Rosa chinensis cultivar Old Blush chromosome 5, RchiOBHm-V2, whole genome shotgun sequence genomic region harbors:
- the LOC112201534 gene encoding high mobility group B protein 10 isoform X1 yields the protein MSEVPTTPITGKEASLAIVPAPQHQVLTHSANGSSSSLTSTSKVYPPASAKFEDVVQSSDLFWQKLKEFHDSLGTKKFMIPTVGGKALDMHLLFVEVTSRGGIEKVIRDRQWKEVIMVFNFPTTITSASFVLRKYYLSLLYDFEQVYYFHKEVIRIPVHDPEGRSLDNGSAREQGTILFQGQATPIVMQLGGSIMGTIDRKCEEGYVITVNLGSEVLTGILYHHPVAGSQNFSEMPTQRNRKRSRLATRDPSRPKSNRSGYNFFFAEHYASLKPLYYGQERAISKQIGYLWNNLTEDEKQVYQEKGLQDKERYKSEMMEYRAQQ from the exons ATGTCTGAGGTCCCAACAACACCAATTACAGGAAAGGAAGCTTCTTTGGCTATTGTTCCAGCTCCACAACACCAAGTGCTCACTCACAGCGCTAATGGGTCTTCTTCATCCCTCACCTCTACTTCAAAGGTGTACCCTCCAGCCTCGGCCAAGTTTGAGGATGTGGTTCAAAGCTCGGACCTTTTCTGgcaaaagctcaaggagtttCACGATTCCCTAGGAACCAAAAAATTCAT GATTCCTACTGTTGGAGGAAAAGCTCTGGATATGCATCTCCTTTTTGTAGAAGTCACATCTCGTGGTGGCATTGAAAAG GTGATTAGAGATCGCCAATGGAAAGAAGTGATTATGGTCTTCAATTTCCCAACAACTATTACCAGTGCATCATTTGTCTTACGGAAGTACTACTTGTCTTTGCTCTATGACTTTGAGCAGGTCTATTATTTCCATAAAGAAGTTATTAGAATCCCAGTGCATG atcCAGAAGGCAGGAGCCTTGACAATGGATCAGCACGGGAGCAAGGTACCATCCTGTTTCAAGGTCAGG CCACCCCGATAGTAATGCAACTGGGCGGTTCCATTATGGGAACCATTGACAGAAAATGTGAGGAGGGATATGTTATTACTGTAAACTTGGGTTCCGAGGTGCTGACTGGTATCTTGTACCATCATCCTGTGGCTGGGTCTCAGAATTTTTCTGAGATGCCTACTCAACGGAACCGAAAGAGATCTAGGTTGGCGACACGTGATCCCTCTCGGCCCAAGTCCAACAGGAGTGGCTATAATTTCTTCTTCGCTGAGCACTATGCCAGCTTAAAGCCTTTGTATTATGGCCAAGAGAGAGCCATTAGTAAGCAAATTGGGTATCTATGGAACAATCTTACAGAAGATGAGAAACAG GTTTATCAGGAAAAGGGGTTGCAGGACAAGGAGCGATACAAGTCCGAGATGATGGAATATAGAGCACAGCAATAG
- the LOC112201534 gene encoding high mobility group B protein 10 isoform X2, which translates to MSEVPTTPITGKEASLAIVPAPQHQVLTHSANGSSSSLTSTSKVYPPASAKFEDVVQSSDLFWQKLKEFHDSLGTKKFMIPTVGGKALDMHLLFVEVTSRGGIEKVIRDRQWKEVIMVFNFPTTITSASFVLRKYYLSLLYDFEQVYYFHKEVIRIPVHDPEGRSLDNGSAREQGTILFQATPIVMQLGGSIMGTIDRKCEEGYVITVNLGSEVLTGILYHHPVAGSQNFSEMPTQRNRKRSRLATRDPSRPKSNRSGYNFFFAEHYASLKPLYYGQERAISKQIGYLWNNLTEDEKQVYQEKGLQDKERYKSEMMEYRAQQ; encoded by the exons ATGTCTGAGGTCCCAACAACACCAATTACAGGAAAGGAAGCTTCTTTGGCTATTGTTCCAGCTCCACAACACCAAGTGCTCACTCACAGCGCTAATGGGTCTTCTTCATCCCTCACCTCTACTTCAAAGGTGTACCCTCCAGCCTCGGCCAAGTTTGAGGATGTGGTTCAAAGCTCGGACCTTTTCTGgcaaaagctcaaggagtttCACGATTCCCTAGGAACCAAAAAATTCAT GATTCCTACTGTTGGAGGAAAAGCTCTGGATATGCATCTCCTTTTTGTAGAAGTCACATCTCGTGGTGGCATTGAAAAG GTGATTAGAGATCGCCAATGGAAAGAAGTGATTATGGTCTTCAATTTCCCAACAACTATTACCAGTGCATCATTTGTCTTACGGAAGTACTACTTGTCTTTGCTCTATGACTTTGAGCAGGTCTATTATTTCCATAAAGAAGTTATTAGAATCCCAGTGCATG atcCAGAAGGCAGGAGCCTTGACAATGGATCAGCACGGGAGCAAGGTACCATCCTGTTTCAAG CCACCCCGATAGTAATGCAACTGGGCGGTTCCATTATGGGAACCATTGACAGAAAATGTGAGGAGGGATATGTTATTACTGTAAACTTGGGTTCCGAGGTGCTGACTGGTATCTTGTACCATCATCCTGTGGCTGGGTCTCAGAATTTTTCTGAGATGCCTACTCAACGGAACCGAAAGAGATCTAGGTTGGCGACACGTGATCCCTCTCGGCCCAAGTCCAACAGGAGTGGCTATAATTTCTTCTTCGCTGAGCACTATGCCAGCTTAAAGCCTTTGTATTATGGCCAAGAGAGAGCCATTAGTAAGCAAATTGGGTATCTATGGAACAATCTTACAGAAGATGAGAAACAG GTTTATCAGGAAAAGGGGTTGCAGGACAAGGAGCGATACAAGTCCGAGATGATGGAATATAGAGCACAGCAATAG
- the LOC112165518 gene encoding photosystem I reaction center subunit V, chloroplastic, protein MAASSSSTLFLSPSITRPQLSPTQISFQGLRPLTRSAAPSTKLSFTAPTTKRSSGVVRAELSPPLVISLSTGLSLFLGRFVFFNFQRENVAKQGLPEQNGVTHFEAGDTRAKEYVSLLKSNDPVGFNIVDVLAWGSIGHIVAYYILATSSNGYDPKFFD, encoded by the coding sequence ATGGCagcttcttcctcctccacctTGTTCCTCTCACCCTCCATCACAAGGCCACAACTCTCACCAACCCAAATCTCCTTCCAAGGCCTCAGACCCCTCACCAGGTCTGCAGCCCCAAGCACCAAGTTGAGCTTCACTGCACCAACCACCAAGAGATCAAGTGGTGTTGTGAGAGCTGAGCTGAGCCCACCTTTGGTCATAAGCCTCAGCACAGGTCTATCACTATTCTTGGGTAGGTTTGTGTTCTTCAACTTCCAGAGGGAGAATGTTGCCAAACAAGGCTTGCCTGAGCAGAATGGAGTGACTCATTTCGAGGCTGGTGACACCAGGGCTAAGGAGTATGTGAGCCTCCTCAAGTCAAATGACCCAGTTGGATTCAACATTGTGGATGTTCTGGCTTGGGGTTCAATTGGTCACATAGTGGCTTACTACATCTTGGCAACCTCCAGCAATGGCTATGATCCCAAGTTCTTTGACTGA